A portion of the Mesobacillus sp. AQ2 genome contains these proteins:
- a CDS encoding S8 family serine peptidase: MKLKAAFLSFILTAATVFAAMVPGTATKAVEPGTAVVDSELTETLLKSITPVEAIVTFNSDEGVMPEQVNLLEKLGITKGLTLNKLPIAGILATKSQIDQLAQSDQVVSIYLNKKLEYENAEATDLTGVDQVRTDDTMRKLNGGLPVTGKGIGVVINDSGVDGTHQDLEFGSHLVQNVLGSTNLNALSTLLPISYIENVPNTDSSSGHGTHVAGIVGGTGEMSGGKYEGVAPGANLIGYGSGAAVAMLDTLGGFDYALTHQQQYNIRVITNSWGDTGDAGTDFDPYNPINIATKKLYDRGIVTVFSAGNSGPESKTISGNYKKAPWAVTVAAGDKSGKLADFSSRGEEGRGGTVTVDGQTWKWIDQPTVTSPGVDIISTRVISPLVALGATSDAEYIEPAYLPYYTTMSGTSMAAPHVAGIIALMLEANPLLSPSEVKSILENTATAMPDYAEWEVGAGYVNAYKAVDAAFKMKK, translated from the coding sequence ATGAAGTTAAAAGCTGCATTTTTATCATTTATTCTCACGGCCGCGACAGTCTTTGCTGCGATGGTTCCAGGGACAGCGACTAAGGCAGTTGAGCCTGGTACAGCAGTTGTGGACTCTGAACTGACAGAAACCCTGCTGAAGAGCATCACGCCGGTCGAAGCAATCGTCACTTTTAATAGTGATGAAGGGGTCATGCCGGAGCAGGTAAATCTTTTGGAGAAGCTTGGCATCACGAAGGGCCTGACGCTGAACAAATTGCCAATCGCGGGAATTCTCGCGACAAAATCGCAGATTGATCAGCTTGCTCAAAGTGACCAGGTGGTTTCAATCTATTTGAACAAAAAGCTGGAGTACGAAAACGCCGAAGCTACGGATCTCACCGGCGTTGACCAGGTTCGAACAGATGACACAATGAGAAAGCTGAACGGCGGCTTGCCGGTCACTGGCAAGGGGATTGGCGTCGTCATCAATGACAGCGGGGTCGACGGAACGCATCAGGATCTGGAATTCGGCAGCCATCTCGTCCAGAATGTGCTGGGATCCACCAACCTGAATGCACTAAGCACGCTTTTGCCTATTTCATATATTGAAAATGTCCCAAACACTGATTCAAGTTCCGGCCATGGCACACATGTAGCTGGTATTGTAGGCGGAACTGGCGAAATGTCTGGAGGAAAATATGAAGGGGTTGCTCCTGGCGCGAACCTGATTGGCTATGGATCAGGCGCAGCGGTTGCAATGCTTGATACTCTTGGCGGATTTGATTATGCGCTGACCCATCAGCAGCAGTACAATATCCGCGTCATCACGAATTCCTGGGGAGACACGGGTGACGCCGGAACTGACTTTGATCCATACAATCCTATTAATATCGCAACAAAAAAACTGTACGACCGCGGAATCGTGACAGTATTCTCCGCCGGGAATTCTGGTCCGGAATCAAAAACGATTTCCGGGAATTACAAAAAGGCACCATGGGCAGTGACCGTTGCAGCCGGGGATAAATCAGGAAAGCTCGCCGACTTTTCATCACGCGGCGAAGAGGGCCGGGGAGGAACCGTCACTGTCGACGGCCAGACATGGAAATGGATCGATCAGCCGACAGTGACATCACCAGGAGTCGACATCATTTCAACCAGAGTCATCAGCCCCCTCGTGGCGCTTGGAGCAACCTCTGACGCTGAATATATAGAGCCGGCATACCTGCCTTATTACACAACGATGAGCGGAACATCGATGGCCGCACCGCACGTCGCCGGCATCATTGCTCTTATGCTGGAGGCAAACCCGTTGCTGTCACCTTCCGAGGTAAAATCAATCCTTGAAAACACCGCCACAGCAATGCCGGATTACGCTGAGTGGGAAGTCGGCGCCGGTTATGTGAACGCTTATAAAGCGGTAGATGCAGCTTTTAAAATGAAAAAGTGA
- a CDS encoding response regulator transcription factor yields MIRLMLVDDHAVLRDGLRNILSVEEDIEVVGEAVSGDDALLKVENCQPDMILMDINMPMKNGVEVTGILKKKYPNIKILVLTMHSHEEYFMSAIREGADGYLLKDAPSDQVVEAIRTVARGESVIHPSMTRKLLAFHQQKQTEQEDTTLTEREKEVLLCLVEGLSNKEIADRLFISDKTVKIHVSKIFKKLNVKSRSQVVIHAVQHQLVPIPPTSSGV; encoded by the coding sequence ATGATCAGGCTCATGCTAGTGGATGACCATGCTGTACTGCGCGATGGGCTGCGAAACATCCTGTCCGTTGAAGAAGATATCGAAGTCGTCGGTGAAGCTGTTTCCGGGGATGATGCCCTTTTGAAGGTGGAAAATTGTCAGCCGGATATGATTTTGATGGATATCAACATGCCGATGAAAAATGGTGTCGAAGTCACTGGCATTTTAAAAAAGAAATACCCGAATATCAAAATTCTTGTGCTGACGATGCATAGCCACGAGGAATACTTCATGTCCGCAATCCGCGAAGGAGCGGATGGATATTTATTGAAGGACGCGCCATCCGACCAGGTCGTCGAAGCGATCAGGACCGTCGCCCGCGGCGAATCGGTCATTCATCCCTCGATGACCAGGAAACTGCTCGCCTTTCACCAGCAAAAACAAACAGAGCAGGAGGACACGACCCTGACTGAGCGCGAAAAAGAGGTGCTTCTATGTCTGGTCGAAGGCCTCAGCAACAAAGAAATTGCCGACCGCCTGTTCATCAGCGACAAAACGGTGAAAATCCACGTCAGCAAAATTTTCAAAAAGCTGAACGTCAAGAGCCGTTCACAGGTTGTCATCCATGCTGTCCAGCATCAGCTCGTACCAATCCCGCCGACATCAAGCGGAGTATAA
- a CDS encoding GAF domain-containing sensor histidine kinase → MKQKREWYAKLFMNSVTLLGWVLILYSFVKIELPAEAVVFALLFLFLLISEYYPMPVWRGHTAITFPVVYVLFLLYGFSYTAIAYAAAVLIVNIIHRRPLRTVLFNPAQLVLSFYSAAMLLPVMEPLLAIIAPAPIFQGMLGYLFLLAVYVLVNNVIVDLVLFIRPQHYSFKVWKQKTITEMNSAAISLIYGITLYVVGSQNRGEIDVFAYFFFFSPLVGISLLSATVARLKREKNRLKLLFSITSELNQMLPSQDWLSALSGSFNELIGAEASSLWIKRDGEWELSFKDGRTILNCELPSEAFAEFDGMRSPVVYNDRKKDGGVAAACFEDDVKAFVYSPLVIENETIGMFIVARSRTKSFEDHDVQSIATLANQLAVIIKTRMLFTEKEKRIVLEERNRIARDIHDGVAQTLAGAVMKLETAGKKFTKNPEETRKLVDESVSGLRESLKEVRESIYALRPYPTQKATLAEAILRKIEAVQKEYKMDIEFEIRGKEQELSPMVEKVLFDTFQESLHNAIKHSQAMKAEVLLSYQTEHILLKIKDEGKGFSLFQAMLKARNQPHFGILQMNDAAEKINASLQIDSKEGSGTEVSITVPRMGIEGENIHDQAHASG, encoded by the coding sequence GTGAAACAAAAAAGGGAGTGGTATGCGAAGCTGTTCATGAATTCAGTTACACTGCTTGGCTGGGTACTCATCCTTTATTCATTTGTAAAAATAGAATTGCCTGCTGAAGCGGTTGTTTTTGCACTTCTGTTCTTATTCCTGCTTATTAGCGAGTACTACCCAATGCCGGTGTGGAGGGGCCATACAGCCATCACATTTCCCGTGGTCTACGTGTTGTTCTTGCTGTATGGATTTTCGTATACTGCGATTGCTTATGCAGCTGCCGTCCTGATCGTGAACATCATCCATAGAAGACCGCTTCGGACGGTTTTGTTCAACCCCGCCCAGCTGGTGCTGAGCTTTTACTCTGCCGCCATGCTTTTGCCTGTAATGGAGCCTTTGCTTGCGATAATTGCACCCGCACCGATTTTCCAGGGAATGCTGGGTTATCTTTTCCTGTTGGCAGTCTATGTACTGGTAAACAATGTGATTGTCGACCTCGTCCTTTTCATCAGGCCGCAGCATTATTCGTTTAAAGTTTGGAAGCAAAAAACGATCACAGAAATGAATAGTGCGGCAATTTCATTGATTTACGGCATTACCCTTTATGTCGTCGGCAGCCAAAACCGCGGTGAAATCGATGTCTTTGCCTACTTCTTCTTTTTCTCGCCGCTTGTCGGGATTTCCCTTTTGAGCGCGACGGTTGCCAGGCTGAAAAGGGAGAAGAACCGATTGAAGCTGCTTTTTTCAATCACCTCCGAGTTGAACCAGATGCTTCCTTCACAAGACTGGCTGTCGGCATTAAGCGGCAGCTTCAACGAATTGATTGGAGCAGAGGCAAGTTCATTATGGATTAAACGGGATGGCGAATGGGAGCTTAGCTTCAAAGATGGGAGGACCATATTGAATTGCGAGCTGCCATCAGAGGCGTTTGCTGAATTTGACGGCATGCGCAGTCCTGTTGTCTATAATGACCGCAAAAAAGATGGCGGTGTGGCAGCTGCGTGTTTTGAAGATGACGTGAAGGCGTTCGTCTACTCACCGCTTGTCATCGAGAATGAAACAATCGGGATGTTCATCGTCGCGAGGAGCCGGACGAAAAGCTTTGAGGACCATGATGTCCAATCAATTGCGACACTGGCCAACCAGCTTGCTGTCATTATCAAAACAAGGATGCTTTTTACTGAAAAGGAAAAGCGGATTGTCCTTGAAGAACGGAACCGGATTGCCCGCGATATCCATGACGGTGTGGCTCAGACTCTTGCCGGGGCGGTCATGAAGCTTGAGACCGCGGGTAAGAAGTTCACGAAAAACCCAGAAGAAACAAGGAAGCTTGTGGACGAAAGTGTCAGCGGCCTCAGGGAAAGCCTGAAGGAGGTCCGCGAGTCGATTTATGCATTGCGTCCATATCCGACGCAGAAAGCGACCCTGGCAGAAGCGATTTTGCGGAAAATCGAAGCTGTCCAGAAGGAATACAAGATGGATATCGAATTCGAGATCAGAGGCAAGGAGCAGGAGCTTAGCCCGATGGTCGAAAAGGTTCTGTTCGACACCTTCCAGGAGAGCCTGCACAATGCCATCAAGCACTCACAGGCAATGAAGGCAGAGGTTCTCTTAAGCTATCAAACGGAGCATATCCTTTTAAAAATCAAGGATGAAGGAAAAGGGTTCTCTCTGTTCCAGGCAATGCTCAAGGCGAGGAACCAGCCGCATTTCGGCATCCTGCAGATGAACGATGCTGCTGAAAAAATCAACGCTTCCCTGCAGATCGACAGCAAGGAAGGCTCGGGAACGGAAGTGAGCATCACCGTTCCTAGAATGGGAATCGAGGGGGAAAACATACATGATCAGGCTCATGCTAGTGGATGA
- a CDS encoding peptide ABC transporter permease, with protein MSKLLKTKKFIFGVSFLTILLVLSILNTVVNDGKIRQVPFVYNEDGSLDKAPPYPPFDVFVLGSDMYGYDMLHTVIEGAKYSIGIVLIVAFLRMVLSVVLSYFLFRVPERIFKLLKAIAEPLSFFPQTLIAYFLLATVVMYTINGFNHPLWVRVVYEFIILVLIALPALTVQLIEQKRRIWKEEFIESAITLGGSKRHIYFKHILPQLYEEWILMFGQQFLQVLTLLVHLGVMLVLFGGTILGEGPPSSVTHEWSGLIGLNKRFMLAYEWIVYVPILFFAMTALSVAMINKALSDFFSHKDMVRKNKGT; from the coding sequence ATGAGCAAATTGCTGAAAACGAAGAAATTCATATTTGGAGTATCTTTTTTGACGATTCTTCTGGTCCTGAGCATTTTGAACACCGTTGTGAACGACGGGAAAATCAGGCAGGTTCCTTTCGTCTACAATGAAGATGGAAGCCTGGACAAGGCTCCGCCGTATCCGCCATTTGATGTTTTTGTTTTGGGGTCGGACATGTATGGCTATGATATGCTCCATACGGTCATTGAGGGAGCGAAATATTCAATCGGCATCGTCTTGATTGTCGCTTTTTTAAGGATGGTTTTATCGGTTGTGCTCAGTTATTTCCTTTTCAGGGTCCCGGAACGGATCTTCAAGCTGCTAAAAGCGATTGCCGAGCCTTTGTCATTTTTCCCACAGACGCTGATTGCCTACTTCCTGCTGGCCACGGTCGTCATGTATACGATCAACGGCTTCAATCACCCTTTATGGGTCAGGGTGGTCTATGAATTCATCATTTTGGTATTGATCGCGCTGCCGGCCTTGACTGTCCAGCTGATTGAGCAAAAGCGCCGCATTTGGAAGGAGGAATTCATCGAGTCAGCCATTACACTGGGAGGAAGCAAGCGCCATATCTATTTCAAGCACATCCTTCCGCAGCTTTATGAAGAATGGATATTGATGTTTGGCCAGCAATTCCTGCAGGTGCTTACGCTGCTTGTCCACCTTGGTGTCATGCTCGTCCTCTTCGGCGGGACGATCTTGGGCGAAGGGCCGCCTTCCTCGGTCACCCATGAATGGTCTGGATTGATCGGCCTGAACAAGCGCTTTATGCTTGCATATGAATGGATTGTCTATGTGCCAATCCTGTTTTTCGCCATGACCGCCCTGAGTGTGGCAATGATTAACAAGGCCCTGAGCGACTTTTTCAGCCATAAGGATATGGTAAGGAAGAACAAGGGGACATAA
- a CDS encoding ABC transporter permease subunit, producing MKKLEINTAVHYNLMGKFGDEGVENMVRKVILCLLQIVVQYISGVLIFIFIGSLPVLLRDLTFDTEGYFKSIKDLAIKIFTLTGLTYNGQHEMLPAVMGRFFYSMTTLGTALIAATAAAFLLSYLLVLFFEKQKDYILSFIEIIRSVPDVLWMFLLQAVVIWVFKTFGVKFVQTTSLGTDHQAFLLPLISLSLPLFLFLTQIIVLKIFEELDQQYILLAKAKGLSYFYMLNVHVLRNISQDLQGHFKTIVWMMLSTLVMVEYIFNLDGLMLFNIKHISVELFVFSCILFFTPFFLIYRLIDFRRLTL from the coding sequence ATGAAAAAACTGGAAATTAATACGGCAGTCCATTATAATTTAATGGGTAAGTTTGGAGATGAGGGGGTTGAAAATATGGTTAGAAAAGTGATATTGTGTCTTCTCCAAATTGTGGTGCAATACATATCGGGTGTGCTCATTTTCATCTTCATCGGCAGTCTGCCAGTCCTCCTGAGGGATTTGACCTTTGATACGGAAGGATATTTCAAAAGCATAAAGGACCTTGCCATCAAGATTTTCACATTGACTGGCCTGACATACAATGGCCAGCATGAGATGCTGCCGGCGGTGATGGGCCGCTTTTTCTATTCGATGACGACATTGGGCACGGCTCTTATCGCGGCCACAGCTGCGGCGTTCCTGCTGTCCTATTTGCTCGTTCTCTTTTTTGAAAAGCAAAAAGACTATATTCTAAGCTTCATAGAAATCATCCGGTCCGTTCCTGATGTGCTATGGATGTTCCTGCTGCAGGCGGTAGTGATCTGGGTTTTTAAGACCTTTGGCGTGAAATTCGTCCAGACGACTTCGCTTGGAACCGATCACCAGGCTTTCCTGCTGCCGCTGATCAGCCTGAGCCTGCCGCTTTTTCTGTTCCTGACGCAGATTATCGTCCTTAAAATCTTTGAAGAATTGGATCAGCAGTACATTTTGCTGGCAAAAGCAAAAGGCCTGTCGTATTTTTATATGCTGAATGTCCATGTGCTCCGCAATATCAGCCAGGATTTGCAGGGTCACTTCAAGACGATTGTCTGGATGATGCTTTCAACGCTTGTCATGGTTGAATACATATTTAACCTGGACGGTTTGATGCTGTTCAATATCAAGCATATATCCGTCGAACTATTCGTGTTTAGCTGCATTCTATTTTTCACGCCGTTTTTCCTGATTTACAGACTAATAGATTTTAGAAGGTTAACCTTATGA
- a CDS encoding multicopper oxidase domain-containing protein has product MKKTAIAAIIIIVLIIGSGWFFMRMMSGGAGGNMPGQGGSMMNGGGMSNGGMMGGSSGAVEDMKNDSFSEKEKPLPIPPILEDENPDPGKAEFTLVAQKGSMEFLEGKATDTFGYNGDYLGPVIRVKKGDDVSVKVKNEIGEATTLHWHGLEVDGEDDGGPHNGIQPGTTWNPQFKIEQNAATLWYHPHLLHETGEHVYKGLAGLFLIDDEESEKLDLPDEYGVNDIPLIVQDKQLDENGQFDYDLSMHDVMMGLQGDTIMVNGAINPYVEVPKGKVRFRLLNGSNARIYQFALSNGQEFFQIGTDGGLMEKPVKLDSLILSSAERAELIVDFSEYEEGQTVELTDQGTSFMKFVVTGEEKGPKELPSQLADIPQVDESMASRTREFVMSGMGSNVTINGKQMDMDRIDEQLKLHDTEIWEISNEGMGMMGNNMGMAHPFHGHGTQFLILDRDGNPPPANERGWKDTILVAPGEKVRAIATFDHKGLFMYHCHILEHEDAGMMGQFTVEE; this is encoded by the coding sequence ATGAAAAAGACAGCCATTGCAGCGATCATCATTATTGTTTTAATCATCGGAAGTGGATGGTTTTTCATGAGGATGATGAGCGGTGGTGCAGGCGGAAATATGCCTGGCCAGGGGGGCAGCATGATGAACGGCGGCGGAATGAGCAATGGCGGCATGATGGGGGGCAGTTCTGGCGCTGTTGAAGATATGAAAAATGACTCTTTTTCAGAGAAAGAAAAGCCCCTGCCGATTCCGCCAATCCTTGAAGACGAGAATCCCGACCCGGGCAAAGCAGAATTCACTCTTGTTGCCCAAAAAGGTTCGATGGAGTTTTTAGAAGGAAAAGCTACAGATACATTCGGGTATAATGGCGATTACCTTGGCCCAGTCATTCGCGTCAAAAAGGGCGATGACGTTTCTGTCAAAGTGAAAAATGAGATTGGTGAAGCAACCACTCTACACTGGCATGGTCTCGAAGTGGATGGTGAGGATGATGGCGGTCCTCACAACGGAATCCAGCCAGGGACTACCTGGAATCCGCAATTTAAAATCGAACAAAACGCGGCAACATTATGGTACCATCCGCACCTGCTCCATGAAACAGGAGAACATGTTTATAAAGGGCTTGCCGGGTTATTTTTAATCGATGATGAAGAAAGTGAAAAACTGGACCTGCCAGATGAATATGGTGTGAATGATATACCATTGATTGTCCAGGACAAACAGCTGGATGAAAATGGCCAGTTTGATTATGATTTGAGCATGCACGACGTGATGATGGGTCTCCAGGGTGACACCATTATGGTCAACGGAGCCATCAATCCGTATGTTGAGGTTCCGAAAGGAAAGGTTCGTTTCCGGCTGCTCAATGGGTCGAATGCGCGGATCTATCAATTCGCATTGAGCAATGGACAGGAATTTTTCCAGATAGGTACGGATGGCGGTCTGATGGAAAAGCCTGTGAAGCTGGACAGCCTCATTTTAAGCTCCGCCGAGCGGGCAGAGCTGATTGTGGATTTTTCCGAATATGAAGAGGGCCAGACAGTCGAGTTGACAGACCAGGGCACCTCATTCATGAAATTCGTCGTAACTGGCGAGGAAAAAGGGCCAAAAGAACTTCCCTCCCAATTGGCTGACATTCCGCAAGTCGATGAATCCATGGCTTCCAGGACAAGAGAGTTTGTCATGTCAGGAATGGGAAGCAATGTTACGATCAACGGCAAACAGATGGACATGGATCGGATTGACGAGCAGCTCAAACTTCATGATACAGAGATATGGGAAATTTCGAACGAGGGCATGGGCATGATGGGCAATAATATGGGAATGGCTCACCCATTCCATGGCCATGGCACTCAGTTCCTGATTTTGGACCGGGATGGAAATCCTCCACCTGCAAACGAACGTGGCTGGAAAGATACGATTTTGGTCGCACCTGGAGAAAAAGTGCGTGCAATTGCGACATTCGACCATAAAGGTTTGTTCATGTACCACTGCCACATCCTCGAGCACGAGGACGCCGGGATGATGGGACAATTCACAGTAGAAGAGTAA
- a CDS encoding nucleoside recognition domain-containing protein encodes MESKSLDQNQLLDEILHQAEKLSTSDSRDRIVEKLYQNSSKLVQAGVTYTKNKHSQRTEKLDAIFTSPILGFPIMLVMLGVVFYLTIAGANVPSAMLAEFFGWIEGYLTLFFEMIHAPEWLHGVLVLGFYRGTTWVISVMLPPMAIFFPTFALLENYGYLPRVAFNMDRLFKSVGAHGKQSLTMAMGFGCNAAAMMSTRIIESPRERMLAILTNNFVPCNGRWGTLIVLASLFMASGFTGGMAMVVTTSVIVGIVLFGIIVTFFVSWILSKTMLKGVPTHYTLELPPYRKPKIFDTVIRASLTKSLSVLNRAVKVAAPAAVLTWVFANIDIGGTSILLHIVQFLDPLGQSLGLDGYILMAFLIGLPANEIVLPVLLMGYLSTGELIDVEGIGDLKQIFLDQGWTWLTALNMMLFSLLHYPCGTTLINIYKETKSKKWTFMAFMIPTVIALLVTFVIAQLAKLLGWV; translated from the coding sequence ATGGAATCCAAATCATTGGATCAAAATCAGCTTTTGGACGAAATTCTTCATCAAGCTGAAAAACTATCAACCTCGGATTCTCGTGACCGAATCGTCGAGAAGCTCTATCAGAATAGCAGTAAATTGGTTCAGGCCGGAGTTACTTACACGAAAAATAAGCACTCTCAGCGGACTGAAAAATTAGATGCGATTTTCACCTCGCCCATCCTTGGTTTCCCGATCATGCTGGTGATGCTCGGGGTGGTCTTTTATTTAACGATTGCCGGCGCAAATGTTCCATCTGCCATGCTGGCTGAATTTTTTGGCTGGATTGAAGGATACCTCACTTTGTTTTTTGAAATGATCCATGCTCCTGAATGGCTTCATGGTGTACTTGTTCTAGGTTTCTATCGTGGCACAACATGGGTGATCAGTGTCATGCTCCCGCCGATGGCGATTTTCTTCCCGACATTTGCCCTCCTTGAAAACTATGGCTACCTCCCGCGTGTTGCCTTTAATATGGACCGACTTTTTAAATCTGTTGGGGCACATGGAAAGCAGTCACTGACAATGGCGATGGGTTTTGGGTGCAATGCGGCGGCGATGATGTCAACGAGAATCATCGAGTCGCCGCGGGAAAGAATGCTGGCGATCCTTACGAATAACTTTGTACCTTGCAACGGAAGATGGGGAACACTGATTGTCCTTGCTTCACTATTCATGGCTTCAGGTTTTACGGGCGGAATGGCAATGGTCGTGACGACGTCGGTCATCGTGGGGATTGTATTGTTTGGCATCATCGTGACATTCTTTGTATCATGGATTCTTTCAAAAACAATGCTTAAAGGAGTTCCGACACATTATACATTGGAGCTGCCTCCATATCGCAAACCGAAAATATTCGATACTGTGATCAGGGCTTCTCTGACAAAATCGCTATCCGTTCTTAACAGGGCGGTTAAAGTCGCGGCGCCCGCAGCCGTCCTGACATGGGTTTTCGCCAACATCGATATAGGCGGAACCAGCATCCTCCTGCATATTGTGCAATTTTTAGATCCTCTTGGGCAATCGCTGGGGCTGGATGGATATATCCTGATGGCTTTCTTGATTGGCCTGCCGGCAAATGAAATTGTATTGCCGGTACTGTTGATGGGTTATTTATCCACAGGGGAACTGATCGATGTGGAAGGAATCGGGGATTTGAAGCAAATTTTCCTGGATCAGGGCTGGACCTGGCTGACAGCTCTCAACATGATGTTGTTTTCACTCCTTCATTATCCTTGCGGAACCACATTGATCAATATTTATAAGGAGACAAAGAGCAAGAAATGGACTTTTATGGCATTCATGATCCCGACTGTCATCGCCTTACTTGTAACATTTGTGATCGCCCAACTGGCAAAGTTATTAGGCTGGGTGTGA
- a CDS encoding FeoB small GTPase domain-containing protein has translation MSRQFRVALAGNPNTGKSTLFNVLTGLKQHTGNWAGKTVELKEGSFQYKGNTFKLVDLPGTYSLYSNSLDEEVARNYIVFEKPDLTLVVLDATALERNFNLALQVLEMTGQVIICVNLIDEAEKMGIKINEKILMRRLGVPVIKISARNKSGISALLDAMDRLMSGEITCNPVPVTYDEETEEKIAVLMPLVKQLRNSRIPSRWLALRLLDGDKALLEEISKRQQYEEVLQ, from the coding sequence ATGAGCAGGCAATTTCGTGTGGCGCTGGCTGGAAACCCTAATACGGGGAAAAGCACATTGTTCAATGTATTGACGGGATTGAAACAGCATACGGGAAACTGGGCGGGAAAGACGGTTGAATTAAAGGAAGGTTCCTTTCAATACAAAGGCAATACTTTTAAACTAGTGGATTTGCCTGGTACTTATTCGCTTTACTCCAATTCTCTTGATGAAGAAGTGGCCCGCAATTATATTGTGTTCGAAAAACCTGATCTCACCCTCGTCGTATTGGACGCTACTGCACTGGAACGGAATTTTAACCTGGCTTTACAGGTTCTTGAGATGACCGGCCAGGTAATCATTTGCGTTAATTTGATAGATGAGGCTGAGAAGATGGGGATTAAAATCAATGAAAAGATCTTAATGAGACGGCTTGGGGTACCGGTCATCAAAATCTCTGCAAGGAATAAATCGGGCATTTCTGCGCTGCTCGATGCCATGGATCGGCTGATGAGCGGTGAGATCACATGTAATCCTGTACCGGTCACCTATGATGAAGAAACCGAAGAAAAAATCGCAGTCCTCATGCCATTGGTCAAACAGCTTCGGAATAGCCGAATTCCATCCAGATGGCTTGCTTTGCGCTTGCTTGATGGAGATAAAGCGCTGCTTGAGGAAATCAGCAAGCGGCAGCAGTATGAGGAGGTGTTGCAGTAA
- a CDS encoding FeoA domain-containing protein — MSESKKVRLSDGEKGNVIKLTCISVEGVMRRRLLDLGFVPGAIVEVVRKSPLGDPIAFRVSNTTIALRKDESIKIEGELMD, encoded by the coding sequence ATGAGTGAATCAAAAAAAGTCCGTTTATCCGATGGTGAAAAAGGAAACGTCATTAAGCTGACGTGCATATCAGTTGAAGGAGTCATGCGGAGAAGGCTGCTTGATTTAGGATTTGTGCCTGGGGCGATAGTAGAAGTGGTCAGGAAAAGTCCTTTGGGTGATCCAATTGCCTTTCGCGTAAGCAATACTACGATTGCATTAAGGAAAGATGAAAGCATAAAAATCGAAGGGGAGCTGATGGACTGA
- a CDS encoding nitrite reductase, whose protein sequence is METTEKTIKLAVNGGIDFGSKLNARQLLVLAKYLGEDQELELTTFQQLYIEIPESRKEEAIAEFEQAGLSCYPVGSFVKSLRTCNFCKGAEEEGMPIAIELNKRIAGKAVPFTLKPAYTGCPVGCGEPLINDIGIMKVKDGYNLYAGGKSKGQDAAPGSLLYEQLTPNELYQRVESLIDIYNENGKKREPVHKFIARFGKDELLEMINTACKK, encoded by the coding sequence TTGGAAACGACTGAGAAAACCATAAAGCTGGCTGTTAATGGCGGCATTGATTTTGGCTCCAAGCTGAATGCCAGGCAGCTTCTGGTCCTGGCGAAATATCTGGGAGAGGACCAGGAACTGGAGCTGACGACGTTTCAGCAGCTGTATATCGAAATACCGGAAAGCCGAAAAGAAGAGGCAATTGCAGAGTTTGAACAGGCTGGCCTCAGCTGTTATCCAGTTGGAAGCTTTGTGAAAAGTCTCCGCACATGTAATTTTTGCAAAGGAGCGGAGGAGGAAGGGATGCCCATTGCCATTGAACTGAACAAAAGGATCGCCGGCAAAGCAGTCCCTTTTACCCTGAAGCCAGCGTACACCGGCTGCCCGGTCGGCTGCGGTGAACCGCTCATCAACGATATCGGCATCATGAAAGTGAAAGACGGCTACAATCTTTATGCCGGGGGAAAATCAAAGGGGCAGGATGCTGCACCGGGAAGCCTGTTATATGAACAGCTTACTCCGAATGAGCTTTATCAAAGAGTTGAGAGTCTCATAGACATATATAATGAGAATGGGAAAAAGCGCGAGCCGGTCCATAAATTCATTGCCCGGTTTGGAAAAGACGAGCTGTTGGAAATGATCAATACAGCATGTAAAAAGTAA